The genomic segment AAGTTCTTTGAGCACGCAAAATATATTTTTAAGTTGCTTGATACTATTGATGTAAAAGAAAATGTAACTTTGGTTATTCAGGATTGGGGTTCTGCTTTAGGTTTTTATTGGGCACATACACATCCAGAATCAATAAAAGGTATAGCTTTTTTTGAGGCTATGATTGCTCCTGTTCCAAGCTGGGATGCTTTTCCTGATGAGGCGCGTGATATTTTCCAGGCATTCAGATCTGACTTGGGTGAAGATCTGATCCTTAACAAGAACCTCTTTGTTGAGGAGCTTATCCAGAAGGGGGTGATTCGAGCATTGTCAAAAGAGGAGATGGATGAGTACCGAAGACCATTTTTAAATTCAGGTGAAGATAGACGTCCCTCGCTCACTTGGCCCAGAGAAATTCCTGTTGCCGGGAAACCCTCAGGAACAAATGAAATAATGTCATCTTATAGTCGATGGTTAACAACAACGCAGTTTCCTAAACTGTTCATCAATGCAGAACCTGGTGCTCTCATTTCAACCAAAGAGGCCAGAGATTATGTTAGATCCTGGCCCAATGTCACTGAGGTCACTGTAGAAGGTATTCACTACGTGCAAGAAGATTCACCTGATGAAATTGGTGTTGCCCTTCAGGAGTGGTACAAAAATCTCTCCTAATTGCTGTGACTCTTCATGATTTATGAGGGTGCAGGAATGGGCCCTTTTTCTTCTCTCCAGCCATTGCCAAAGGGAGAGAGCAGATGTTCGAGAACAAATATGATAATGCAAAATTGAAAATCGTGATTTTGCGCTGTTGACTACTCTGTAGCTTCAAATAGTAAGGGTATATACTTCATAAAAGCACAAGGAAAACAGGAGCATATCGTGGGTAAGTCACAGCACTATAAAGGAATTCAAGAGAGTTATCCGGAGCTGATGGAAGCTTTTGAGGCGTTAGGGAGTGAGGCGAAACAGGCCGGGCCACTCGGCAGCAAAGAGGCTCACCTGATCCAGTTAGCCGCTGCGGTTACGATTCGCTCAGAGGGGGCGACCCACAGTCATACGCGTCGCGCACTCGAAGCCGGGGCATCGCCCGATGAGATCA from the Dongshaea marina genome contains:
- a CDS encoding haloalkane dehalogenase codes for the protein MRYIKKRQEIYGKKMAYIDEGEGEPIIFLHGNPTSSYLWRNILPYMEGKGRVIAPDLIGMGDSEKLDNSDENSYKFFEHAKYIFKLLDTIDVKENVTLVIQDWGSALGFYWAHTHPESIKGIAFFEAMIAPVPSWDAFPDEARDIFQAFRSDLGEDLILNKNLFVEELIQKGVIRALSKEEMDEYRRPFLNSGEDRRPSLTWPREIPVAGKPSGTNEIMSSYSRWLTTTQFPKLFINAEPGALISTKEARDYVRSWPNVTEVTVEGIHYVQEDSPDEIGVALQEWYKNLS
- a CDS encoding carboxymuconolactone decarboxylase family protein, coding for MGKSQHYKGIQESYPELMEAFEALGSEAKQAGPLGSKEAHLIQLAAAVTIRSEGATHSHTRRALEAGASPDEIRHAVLLLVSTIGFPTAVAGLSWVADILDAN